A genomic stretch from Microtus pennsylvanicus isolate mMicPen1 chromosome 11, mMicPen1.hap1, whole genome shotgun sequence includes:
- the Mrpl45 gene encoding large ribosomal subunit protein mL45 — MAAPIPRGLSCLSRALGWWSRQPILVTQSPAVVPVKTKSRFRPPLREPKYKTEKEFLEHARKAGLVIPPEKMERPIHLACTAGIFDPYVPPEGDARMSSLSKDGLTQRTERLKKNVASQLAIRKIKEFDANFKTKDFPEKAKDIFIEAHLCLNNSDHDRLHALVTEHCFPDMVWDLKYKTVRWSFVESLEPAQVVHVRSSGMVNQSNMYGQVTVRLHTRQTLAIYDRFGRLMYGQEDVPKDVLEYVVFERHLMNPYGSWRMHAKIVPPWAPPKQPILKTLMIPSSQLNPWEANEETQGEAHKPQLA; from the exons ATGGCAGCCCCCATACCGCGGGGCTTGTCCTGCTTATCCAGGGCTTTGGGATGGTGGTCTCGGCAG CCCATTCTGGTGACTCAATCCCCAGCTGTAGTTCCAGTAAAAACCAAAAGCCGGTTCAGACCCCCTCTTCGTGAACCCAAGTACAAAACAGAGAAGGAGTTTTTGGAACATGCCAGGAAAGCAGGATTGGTTATTCCTCCGGAAAAGATGGAGCGTCCTATACATCTGGCCTGTACAG ctGGTATATTTGATCCCTATGTTCCACCTGAAGGTGATGCTCGGATGTCATCCCTTTCAAAGGATGGACTGACACAGAGAACAGAGCGATTAAAAAAGAATGTGGCATCACAGCTGGC aatTCGAAAGATAAAAGAATTTGATGCTAATTTTAAAACGAAAGACTTCCCTGAAAAAGCTAAGGATATTTTCATTGAAGCTCACCTTTGTCTAAACAA ctCAGACCATGACCGGCTTCATGCCTTGGTAACTGAACACTGTTTTCCG GACATGGTCTGGGACCTCAAGTACAAGACTGTCCGCTGGAGCTTTGTGGAATCTTTAGAGCCAGCCCAAGTGGTTCATGTTCGCTCTTCAGGCATGGTGAACCAGAGCAACATGTATGGCCAGGTCACTGTCCGCCTGCACACTCGGCAG ACTTTGGCCATCTATGATCGGTTTGGCCGGTTGATGTATGGGCAGGAAGATGTGCCCAAGGATGTCCTGGAGTATGTGGTGTTTGAAAGACACTTGATGAACCCGTATGGGAGCTGGAGAATGCATGCCAAGATTGTGCCCCCATGGGCACCCCCTAAGCAGCCCATCCTCAAG ACATTGATGATTCCCAGTTCTCAGCTGAATCCATGGGAGGCGAATGAAGAGACACAAGGAGAGGCCCATAAGCCTCAGCTTGCCTAA